Genomic window (Rhododendron vialii isolate Sample 1 chromosome 4a, ASM3025357v1):
aataataccattatcatctagatatgtccgaaaaatcttatcaatatactcagtcccattatcactccgaagaattttaatatgTGTGTCAAACTGAGTGCACACCATCTtataaaaagatttgaaacaggaaaatacttcattttttgacttgagtaagtacacccatgtggcacgagaataacaatcaataaaagtaacaaaccatcgATAGCCCTTTAAAAAAGTAACAagagaaggaccccaaacatcagaatggataaccacaaatggagaatcacttcgtttattagtaggtgcataaaaagagcgtTTATGTTTCCCAAACTCACAGGTTTCACAAAAAACTGATCCCTAGGACAATGTTTAACTAAAGTATGAAAGAGTTTCTCTAGTatcccaaaagagggatgacccaatctacggtgccaccgatgtaacaaagaaagagtggaactcaTATCTGCCCGTAGAGCTTGTCCGCATGATAAAGATGGCTGAGATGGATGAGGTGCATGCTTCAGATAATAGATAccaccatgtgctttaccactgccaatcacctttcCCGTTTTCAGTTCCTGAAAAACACAGTGAGTAGGGAAAAATGTCACAGAACAGTTAGCAGAATGGCTAAAACTACTAACTgaaagaaggttagtggcaaagtttggaatatggaggactgaagagaaagagagatagaagaagaatagcgaacggaaccttttcctgaaatagcagagaacGACCCATCggcaatttgaaccatatccttaccaaaacaagtagaataggaatcaaaaacagaggaacaacctatcatatgatctgaagcaccagaatcgataATCCAAGAAATACCGAAGGAGGCAGTAAATGAACTAGTTGGAAtacctgaatgagcaaaataggatgcagtAAGAGTTGTTGTGGAAGTATGAGCTATAGTAGAGGAACAACTAGCTCGAGCCATAAGATGCttgagagcttgcatctcccccTGAGAGAAACTGCCAACAGAATCAGAAGGTGACTGAACTCCTATATTGAACCCAGAATCAGACAAGGTAGCAAACTCTGAAATATGTGCCTGAGCCTGAGAACGCCCaggaccacgacctcgacctccaAGTCCACTGCCTCGCCCACAAAAAGGACGACCATGTAAtttccaacagaaatccttggtatgtccagtgttgtggcaataatcacactggagtgacatACGGTCTATGGTCCCACTGGTAGTACCAGAATGAGACTTTCCACTGCCAGACCCAAACTGTCCCTGCGGAATAGCAACCAAGACAGAATGATCAGAAGTAGGAGCTtgtaacatagcaccccttctgctctcctcctgctaaacaatggcataggcctctccCAAAGATAGAAACGGAACAtgacccaacacctgcactctaattggatcatactccacatcaagaccagtaagaaagtcatacacacgctttttctctattctttttaaccaagcacCAACATCAACAGAGCAGACTGCCTGAAACCCTGATCATAATCAAATTCTTGACAGGCCCCACTGAGATCAGCAAGTAAACGACAAcagatcgattgtgttgatccatagtacgaagtcgctttcgcaactcaaaacactgagcatcattggcctgctgagaataagtttgtttggcaatagtccaaatctgatatgAAGTGTTAAGAAGTAAGAAAAGACTACGAATATCAgccttcatagaattaaacaaccaagTCATGGCTAAAGATCGATGAGACTTAAACGTCTTGAGTTCATCATCAGTAGTAGGCTTAGTAACAGGGCCTTCAATAAACTCAGACATCCCTTTAGCTTCAATAGCTAATGTAAAAGTATgagaccaaagtaaataatttgtgccatccagtttgatgggacaaatatcTAGTGGAGAGTTATCTAGAGTCtctacacgactcaactcatccttgccaCTAGTGGAagcctattttttcttttctgacaTCTTTGGATCTGACTGAAACAGTGCTAAAACTttgtgagagaagaaaaaacagaTCTGATCAGTGAGAAGAAATGACGGCGACAGCAACAGATCTGATCGACGACAACAAATAACAGCAACgacacactacaacaaaaaacacattcGGTGACATGCAAAAATGTCACCAAACGTCCAAATTTTGTCAcctattatctttggtgacacaaGAAGAGGTGTCATTGTATCCATGACACTGAAAGTCAAGGGTGACAAAATTGTGTAGTTGTCACGAAAAGTTGTCAACCGTGACAAGAATTTGGTGTCACCGAAGACAAATTTTCCGTGACGCAGTTGTCACCGAAAGTAACAGTGACAACAATATTGTGTCACAAAAGAGAGATTTTCTGCGACAAAGGTGATTATGTCACAGATAGTAACAATGACAACACTATATTGTCACAGAAAAGAGATTATTCTGTGACAAAGGTTGTCACTAAAAGTACCGACTATGACAACCAATTGTGTGTCACCAATAACCTATTGTAGTAGTAGACACACAACAGCGACAATctcttttgtcaccaaaaataaGACTAGCGGCAATACAATTTATTCCATATATTATTTTCACATGCTTACaaagtttcagatttttttgtatcttATAATTCAACTTAACAAAATTTAAATTGCGAAGAAACAAAatatcattcaaatcaaatatccattAAATCACCATTCATCATCCAACTTCAAAACCTTTTAAAACATTCATCCTCCAACAATAACCACTTCAAACTTGACAACATTATCGAAATTGCAAAACATCCATATccaaaaagaactcaaaacaagttattcatttaactaccaaaaagtcttcaactccatcttggttagcttccaaaaataactaccaaaaagtctgcaACTCCATCttggttagcttccaaaaagcaaCTCATCTCCTTACCTACCTGTACAAAattgcaaaaaggaaaaaaaggtaattttagaTTGATTAAGACGTGAAGTAGAGCAAAGCCAATCGGATATTTTGCAACTTCAGATTGTTAACAGACCATGCAATTTTCTTGAATTAGTTCTGAATAATAGTATTGATTTTTCAAGAACCCAAGAAACATATACTTCATTGTTGTGGATGCATGAGTAAGATAAAAAATCAATCTGTCATGTATGTTTTCAGCTAGTGAAAGTGATTCTGCATCTCTATTTCACACAAAAGATCCTAACTTTTACAAAAGTTATTATTCAATCAGATGTGTTGGATGATTGCAGATCATAATCTTATAGATGACCAGCTCCCTAGATTACGTAAATGGTCCATGAATGAATACCAATATTCTCCTTAACCATTTGTCATTGGCACAGTGTACATAGGATAGTCTTTATATAGCAGTTCACCTCATATTCATGCTCTCAATAGTAGTGCCTCACTATTGTGATTGAGTGAATATCTTGGTCTGGTGTGGATAACAGACGACATAAGGTTGACTTTTTTGGGAAAGAGCAAAGGCAGCAATCCAAAGGATCTAGAAAATCATTCTCTTAACAGTCTACTGATTATACAAGTTCGGTACTATGGTTGTTCCTAGGTCATATCGTACGTACTCAATTGAGGGTGAAATCTGTTCGATATGTAAGTGGTCTAGTCACTACCTGTAAGGAAAGCACCCCCTTCACATGAAAAAGAGAATGAGGTGGAGTGATGGGGAGGTATCGCCTTAGCAAAGAGCAAGTAGCAGAACATCGACTATATATGGTATGGCAGTGCGGCTAGGAGCTACCTTAAGGTATTCAGCTTATTAATTGGAACAAAGAAACTCCCCAGGGAAGACATTCTATCTATCCCACATGCACCTAGAAGCCCATCTCGATCTAATTGGGTCTGTCCTATCTTCTTTTGCCTAAAGGAAAGTAAGAAAAACCTCCGGTTCAGACATCCCATCACTCCCCTTGCTACCTATCCCAACTAAAGAACAAAAGACAGACACCAGCTAATACATTCGAATCTATCCTCTAACACTAAAGGCTCGAGAAATCTCAGCTATTTCATTACCAAACCAACCCTAGCTACATATATAGCTATCAAAAGAGAAGCAGCAACAAATACTCCCTCAGCAACAACACCACAACATCAGAAAATACTCCCTCAACAGCTTCAAAAAGCAGCAGCAATAGCAACAAAAACAGCAGCAAAAAAATGCAATTCTCATTTACTACAACAGTGCCATCACAGTCTAAAATTTACTCATCAAATTAAAGGATGTAACTTCAGTATCCAGATAGCATCACCATTCAACAATTAAGCACTAGTTTCAGCATTTATATAGAAGATACCTGATAGACCCTCTCACAGTTCAATGTCTTACGCGGGGATACCTCAATGGGGGTGGTTATGGTTGGGGCTGCTGTGGTGGGGACTGCTGTGACTGCAATGATGGTGAAAAATTTCAATACAATAGAACATAACTCAATTACACTTAAAGAACAAGAGATTGCAACATTAAGCAGACCAAAAAGAAACTTGCTAGGCTTAAGATTAAGGGAGACTAAGTCGGTAATAGATAACACCAATAATCCGTGCATACAAGGAGTTTAGCTCAAAGGGGCAAGAAAGTGTTGctaaagaagaacaaaaagaggTCATGATCAGATCCCAaggaacaagaacaaaaaagatgACTTAGAATCTCACAAAGTCATTGTACAGTAAATAGCTCAAATGCTTCTGAAAAAGGAActgcaaaattacaaaatagaaCACCTAACAAATCATCCATCCATCTTAGCCAGAACCAAATTTGCCTCGCTCCGATATCAGAATATACTCCATtaagtaaattaaaaaaaaacccattacaaTGAACCTCCTATCATGAAATAATTCATTGTATATGACAAAATATAGAAAGAACATGGATTACCTGACATTCACCAGCTGCATTACTTCCATGAAAAGGAGTTTCTCATTGTAGCAGTTCAAGCACAAACAACAGCAGTCGTGACAATCTGCCCAGACTTCGAAATGCCAATGAAACATGATGTGACTAATATAAATAGATTGCATTATGCTTTCCAGAAAATGAATGTTAATTTGCTATCACTGTATACACAATACGAGAAATCAACTTTCTCCCACAGATGCGCAGCCATTTTGACAAAGTTTAGTAACCACAAGACACAACATAATCCTTTCACTATAGACGCCTGATCAATCAGGCGTCTATAGCTATATGGCGGCCAATCGAACCAGTTAGGGTTTGGATCGGACCGGACCAGTTAGGGCTTGAATTGAGCATGTCGTTATACTTGAAGTGTGTCGTTGGTCGAGACacgcaagtgagagagagagagagagagagagagagagagagagagagagaatgcagagatggagagagaggcgtacatgcaagagagagagacagagacattTTGTGATCAACGGAGAGAACATGACGGGGCGAGATATTGAGAGAGACAGAAAAAGACCTGGGTTGATCGGAGCTCCGGCCTCCAGTGTGCGGTCGGGGTCACCGTCGCTGGTGATGGAAGTCTTCAGCGTGAATGGAGAGGCAGCGTGGCTGTGGGAGTGGAGAGAGGCAGAAGAGTAAAAGTAGGGCTTGCTTTTGGTGACAAACAAAACCGTaaaaaacgatgtcgttttgaatgaaaaaaaaatgtatttaacTTTTTATCAGCGCGCCCAAATGAATAGCAACCGGGAGCGCGAAAATTGGAATCTTTCCATGACAACTTTATACTTGTCACCGAAAATTGTCTTTAGTGACAAATATTTTGTCACAAAATCTCTTCATTATTTACTCTGGTTACCCAAAAGTTTTCAGTGACAAGAAGTAAAATTGTTTGTCACCGTTAAGTATATTCCGTGTCAACaccaattttttgtcactaaaggGTGTCAAGGGGTGTCACCGTtgatgttttttgttgtagtggacAGCAAAAAAAGAACAGATCGACAATCGTGATCGACGGCGATGGCAAGCCCCGACTGATCGGAGCACTGTTCACGAAGCACTGTTCACGCGAATTACTGTTCACGAAACACTGTTCACGTGAAGTACTGTTCACACAATACTGTACATGCAGCAATGAGAAGGACGTCGTAGATCGCCAGGTTCtatcgctctgataccatgttcagttttagggtaatcgtaatagggagaaaaccaaaaaagctatgtgcacagcaagctgtgcacaacagtggttttctcccgcctcgggtcgcaaaaagatgatcggagccgctcattttgttcaaaatatgtcgtttaaggtctttgtaaaaaatgagcttcgttcgatatcgttagagacgttaacaaaacacccaaaatcacttcctatatacttaaactaattacatgataagacacataattacattagatacaaatagatccatcatctaacacttACAAAGGGAAAAGCAAAATGATTTAACATCAATAGCCTAACATGCTACCAATCCAAGTATTCGTTAGAGGGTGATTGAATccagttattattttttgtcatcatcATTGTCTTACAATCATCATCGGTCCTGTTGCTAGTATTTGAGTGTCTAATTGACCTTAAACTGGTAATATGTGAGTGTCTAATTGATCtttctttttgagttttgttcagTTCGAAGGATTGAGCAAGACGTTGAAAAGTTTATTTTAGATCCGACTCAACTTCAAATGGAGTTCCAGCAATTTCCAACTTCCTTTCTACGGTTGGCTGCACACAGTGTGGCCCAACACTACTCACTACAGTCTACGGTTTTGTTGGACAATAGTTTACCTGATGGTTTTGGTTCCAGAATTATTGTCTGCAAGACTGCCGAGTGCCGGCTTCCTTCAATTCGTTTGGCAGACATCCCTGTGAGCATGCCATCAGAAGAGAAGGGTGCCATCAAGGTTGCTATTAACCAGAGACCACAAAAACGGTCACCAGCTGTTAGCAACGCAAATTCGCATTCCATGAAGGCCAATAACTCGAGAAGTGGAGGAGAGGAAAGAGGAATACAGTAAGGCTCGTGCTTGGATATTTAACTCTAGTAGTTTTAGTGAGGTTAGTGTCGCGAGAACAGAAGATGAACCAAGGTCACTAGATAATATCTAGATTAATACGATGGGGATATCAAAGGTGGAAGAGAAATCTGTTCCAGGAGGATCCGATGTTAACAGTGGCAGGGGTTTggtagattcttcaacaagtaGCAATAGGTTAGCTAGAAGTAGGACAGAGGAGCCAGTTGGTACATCTAAAACTAGCAACAGGATTGCTATTTTCCAGGAGCGTGAAGTTGAATGTCATGCCCCAAATCCGGGAGCATGACCGGCTGTGTACCAtgaagcaatcatgggacacgaagcctaactaaaaatatttttagcaacttgaaacaaataaaagaaaaactggatattttattacaaaaaatgTGCGACAcgaaaccaatatttttcttaagcaaatgaCACGATATCCGATTTTCCAATCTCCAAATTCCACAATGAActgcaaataaataaaagtgtaGAAGTTATTtgacaataaaaaagaaataaaaatgcagatGCCCTAGAGGTCCAAACAAAAGGTCTCAACAATGCCATAGAGTCCACTAAAATGCTCCACgaactaacctgaaaaaaaaagtggaataaatccgtcaacTGACGAGttcagtgagtagttaagcatgctaggGTAAAGAATACAATGTGGCATACTTTTAAACAAAAGATATTGTGggttccaagaaatggtttcaaATAATGAGGGTCGATGGTTCAACAATTCATATCAACGAACTAATTAACAAACGACAAAGTCAATGTCTCACAAAAGGTATCGACGAGATGAATCACTGTTTGACGATTTATCACAAGAACAATTCAGATAACAATAACATGCCTTTTATACTAATAGGTCTACTCAATAATGTCTGAACGATGAACCATAATAAACATaaatccaaaccaaagtgggaacCATATCTTCCAATTACCAAGTACccaatgccaaatattttctcagggcttagcccgttggatccaacaccatacttagagtcaccacaggatggtgcctgggaccttttccctaagcTGATCCGTaatagggtcacagggtatttcacaagtcttttccttatccgttgagcactagagtcacagggtatttcacaagtcttttccctagtggccaaagtcaccacgatattTCCCGGGTCTTTCTCCTTGGACTTTCACAAATTAATATAAACATAATCCATGGTCCCAAACACACAGAACAACGGCAAACCGGAGTCACCTGCACTAGGATTATTCTCTGTGTCATTGCATAGTCACAAAAATAAGATGGAGTCAACAAATCGACGACAATAAAAGTACGGACAATCGATCGATCAAAAATATTATCAAATAAtcttgtatgccaaagggtacaTCAATCGTCAATGAATATGAGAACACGAATAAGAATATCACTTATCGAATCAACAACGAATAAACGAATTGTCAAGAATAGATAggctcaagaggattccaaAAGAAGGGATCACATTCTTTACCACTCagtgagctcgtcagctgacggatttattccacatttttttttcaggttagttcatggagcattTTAGTGGACTCTGTGGCATTGTTGGGACCTTCTGTTTGGACCTCTAGGGcgtctgcatttttatttcttttttattgtcaaacagcttccgcacttttatttattggcaGTTCATTGTGGAATTTGGAGATTGAAAAATCAGATATTGTGtcatttgcttaagaaaaatattggtttcgTGTCGCAcattttttgtaataaaatatccaatttttcttttatttgtttcaagttgctaaaaatatttttaattaggcttcgtgtcccatgattgcttcaTGGTACACGGCCGGTCATGCTCCTGGATTTGGGGCATGACAagagtggtatcagagccatccatgTACATCACCATGTGGGCCTTTGGATATTGAttggatttggttattggtttgatTAGGATTGGTAATTGTAGTGTTCAACCCCTCGTGAGGGCGcaaggctataaagttggggagattgtaataTATACCCCATCCCACATcagaagtctacatggatgatcttgggcatataacaaaccttgtgggctactactagtaccttgggcttaagcttttgggccatgtggtgtggcttgtgaatcaaaatcaaggtattgggcGAGTagtctgcttggggcgttacaggtggtatcagagccatccatgTACATGACCATGTGGGCCTTTGGACTTTGATTGGATTTAGTTATTGGTTTGATTAgtattggtgattatagtgcccaacccctcgcgagggtgtgaggctataaagttggggagattgtaataTATACCCCGTCCCATATCGGAAGTCTatatggatgatcttgggcatataacaaaccttgtgggctactactagtaccttgggcttaagcttttgggtcatgtggtgtggcttatggatcaaaatcaaggtattgggccAGTAGTCTGCTTGAGGTGTTACATTGAACGCCAGGACCCTGATTATGATTGAAACTACGACAGGTATGCTTTCCTTATTCTCTTCCTCCTGGCTCCATCTCTACACCTTTTCTCCCCAGTATTGAGTAGCATCATTATACGCAATGTTACATTGTTTGTTCAGCTTAGCAGAGCACATATTATTGATCTTTTTCTGAGCAAAAACATATACTCCAGTATGTATCTTTTTTCACCAGTTTCCATTCAATTTGGAGCTGTTCTtcatacaaaattaaaagagacattttattttaaaaggtTTGAATATATAAGTTAGATAGGCCTATTCAGGTTATTACTCCAACATGATGATAGGCATACATCGACATATATACGTGGGTAGTGGGTACATATAGGCTTATATGTGAATGAAGATTTGTTGGTACAGCGTAACATATGTTCATGTGTGATATATATGTTTACATGGATAGCAAGGGTCTTGTGAATACTATCTAGGTGTGTCGGCATTTATAAAGTGTATAGTTTCGCATAAAGGAAGTATAGGTTAACGTTTATATGGATATGGGAGCTATCTGTAATTCTGTATTAATCTGCATATATGCAGATACAAGTCTGTATATACATACCATTATAATAAGGTATCAAGCTTCTCTGAAGTGTGAGGTTGGACTGCAGATAGCAATCCATGTAATCTTGGCCGTCAAAAAGTGTTTTTAGTGCTTCAGATTTGTCAAAATACTCTTCCGGGGAGAAATATCTGAACCTTTGATTGTCAAGATGGACAACCGAGATGCTATTGGGGAGAAACCTCTGCAGTCCAATGGTAAAGAAGCCAGGTGGTATGTTCTGCTCAGATAGGGGTATAATAAAACAAGTGTATGCTGGAGCATGGGATGTTGATTACTGGTGGTATTGTATATCTGTCTATGCTGGTACACATGTATGAATCAAATTATGTGTAAACATGTATATAGGTGTGAATGTATTCGCATATTTTACATATACACGGCGTGCTATGTTTCTGAAACCAAAACGTGGAGTTAGCAGCAACCGTTTTTCTTCTAAAAACAATTTATCCGCATTTTTCCGGTATGGCCCTTTCCACCTGGGAATGGGCACTTTTTTCCTAATTATTAACCAGGTCTGTCACAATGCCTATCTAGACTAGAAACAGCACTTTGcattgttggaaaaaaaaaagaagatttttttcttttgctgaaaGTAATTTATAGTTGTCAAGCAAACGCTGGTTATTAGTTTTTCTTGTTATCCAAGAGAGCAGAAAGCAAAACTTATGATAAAGCGTTACTAGGTAGGGTACTAGCTGATGTAGCTAGTCTCCTATAATATTGTGAATATAAGTGAAGGCATGTGCCTTTTGATTCCTAATTTATCCCCACAAGTAATAGCTTTTGATTCTTTgatcaaaattactttttgtgAACATAACTGAAGTCATGTGCTACCCATGTTTGTTTTATCCGTATGCATGTGTAGGAGACTAGCTGATGTAGGAATAAGGACAGCTTAGTGTTTTCCTAGAGAATGTAAGGAGTAGGTTTACTGTGTAAATAAATTGGAGAAACGGGACCAAATCAGGGCTGTTCTGGGTGCTCTGAACAGTGCACTTGAACACTATGGTTGCTTTttactaggggtggcaaattgaacccagacccattaacaaactcagatccatcaactaaaaaatagacccaacccaacctatttattagttgggtaagaatgggttcaaacccagctaacccattattagttgggtcataattgggcattaattgggtcaacttaaatgacccaatgggcaatgaaaataacccaccaaattccaacctcccctctctctctctctgtccccacgga
Coding sequences:
- the LOC131322504 gene encoding uncharacterized protein LOC131322504, which codes for MHGLLVLSITDLVSLNLKPSKFLFGLLNVAISCSLSVIELCSIVLKFFTIIAVTAVPTTAAPTITTPIEVSPRKTLNCERVYQVGKEMSCFLEANQDGVADFLVVIFGS